The following are encoded together in the Lathyrus oleraceus cultivar Zhongwan6 chromosome 3, CAAS_Psat_ZW6_1.0, whole genome shotgun sequence genome:
- the LOC127129641 gene encoding secreted RxLR effector protein 161-like codes for MSMMGKMKYFLGLQIKKLKNVIFINQSKYCKELLKRFDMDNGKAMFTPMGSITYVNQDESGVAIDITKYQANSKESHLTAVKRIMKYLKGTMNVGIWYPKGSICDLVGFSDSDYASYKTDSKSTMGTYHILGNALVSWSCKKQAYVTLSTAEAEYIAVGNFCAQILWLKQQLSDDGLNLGCIPLDVTIQVP; via the exons atgtccatgatgggtaagATGAAATACTTTCTTGGACTACAAATTAAGAAACTAAAGAATGTCATattcatcaaccaatccaagtattgcaaaGAATTATTGAAAAGATTCGACATGGATAATGGAAAAGCAATGTTTACTCCAATGGGATCCATAACTTATGTTAATCAAGATGAATCCGGTGTGGCGATAGATATTACAAAGTATCAAG CAAATTCTAAGGAATCACATCTCACCGCCGTAAAGagaatcatgaagtatctcaaaggaacaatGAATGTTGGCAtatggtatccaaaaggtagtatatgTGATTTAGTTGGATTTTCTGACTCGGATTATGCAAGTTATAAAACTGATAGCAAAAGCACAATGGGTACTTATCACATACTAGGAAATGCACTAGTATCATGGTCTTGCAAGAAACAAGCTTATGTCACACTTAGCACGGCCGAAGCGGAATATATTGCGGTAGGAAATTTTTGTGCTCAAATTCTTTGGCTCAAGCAACAATTAAGTGACGATGGACTCAATCTTGGATGCATTCCTTTAGatgtgacaatacaagtgccataA